A portion of the Hoylesella buccalis ATCC 35310 genome contains these proteins:
- a CDS encoding UDP-N-acetylmuramoyl-tripeptide--D-alanyl-D-alanine ligase has product MDISELYKLFLKHPVVTTDSRDCPKGSMFFALKGTSFNGNEFAQSALEKGCAYAVIDQKEYQIQEDERYILVEDCLQTLKQLANYHRRTLATPIIGITGTNGKTTTKELLATVLAERFNVWYTQGNFNNEIGVPKTLLRLKPEHEIAVVEMGASHPGDIQSLVTVAEPDYALITNVGRAHLQGFGSFEGVMRTKAELYDYMQQHKPQGLVFINQDNEYLKEMFRTHCPNVKAMGYAQTDRSDISIRGEVVSCAPYLKFRWRKTAAVPSSCEDTRWHEVQTQLIGAYNLDNMLAAITIGLHFGVSDEQINHALAGYVPSNNRSQLQITAHNKLIVDAYNANPTSMEAALTNFQRMDVPKKMAILGDMRELGDVSMAEHQKIVDLISTLNFDKVWLVGEEFGHTNTSLGKFKDIEAVKEALRQEPPQDYYILIKGSNGIKLFQLPELL; this is encoded by the coding sequence ATGGATATTTCTGAACTATACAAACTGTTTTTAAAGCATCCAGTGGTAACCACCGACAGTCGCGACTGCCCCAAAGGCAGTATGTTTTTTGCCTTGAAAGGAACTTCCTTTAATGGAAATGAGTTTGCACAAAGTGCCTTAGAAAAGGGATGCGCGTACGCTGTGATTGACCAAAAGGAATACCAAATACAAGAAGACGAGCGCTATATCTTGGTAGAAGACTGTCTGCAAACGTTGAAACAGTTGGCCAACTATCACCGCCGCACACTGGCTACGCCCATCATTGGCATCACCGGAACCAATGGCAAGACCACCACTAAAGAACTGTTGGCAACGGTGCTGGCCGAACGGTTCAACGTGTGGTACACACAAGGCAACTTCAACAACGAGATTGGTGTGCCCAAGACGCTCTTGCGCTTGAAGCCCGAACATGAGATAGCCGTCGTGGAAATGGGTGCAAGTCATCCCGGTGACATCCAATCACTGGTAACAGTGGCTGAACCCGACTACGCCCTCATCACCAACGTGGGGCGTGCACATCTGCAGGGCTTCGGCTCGTTTGAGGGCGTGATGCGCACCAAGGCCGAACTCTACGATTACATGCAGCAGCACAAACCGCAGGGCCTCGTGTTCATCAACCAAGACAACGAGTACCTTAAAGAGATGTTCCGTACCCACTGCCCCAACGTCAAAGCCATGGGATACGCACAAACCGACCGCTCGGACATCAGCATCCGAGGCGAGGTAGTGAGCTGTGCGCCCTACCTGAAGTTTAGATGGCGCAAGACAGCGGCTGTCCCCTCGTCCTGCGAGGACACACGATGGCACGAGGTGCAGACACAGCTCATCGGCGCCTACAACCTCGACAACATGCTCGCCGCCATCACCATTGGGTTGCATTTCGGCGTGTCCGACGAACAAATTAACCATGCCTTGGCCGGATATGTGCCGAGCAACAACCGCAGTCAGCTGCAGATAACGGCCCACAACAAGCTCATCGTAGATGCCTACAACGCCAACCCAACGAGCATGGAGGCCGCGCTGACCAACTTCCAACGCATGGACGTGCCGAAAAAAATGGCCATCCTCGGCGACATGCGCGAGCTGGGAGATGTGAGTATGGCTGAACACCAGAAGATTGTTGACCTCATCTCCACACTTAACTTCGATAAGGTGTGGCTCGTGGGCGAGGAATTTGGCCACACAAACACGTCGCTTGGCAAGTTCAAGGACATAGAGGCCGTGAAGGAAGCCCTGCGGCAAGAGCCACCACAAGACTATTACATCCTCATCAAAGGCAGCAACGGCATCAAGTTGTTCCAGCTTCCCGAGTTGTTGTAA
- a CDS encoding acyltransferase: MVSQKRFINFDLLRVAAMFGIVVLHYFSHGLYYHFGISSGGTMGLSMSSCNFVVSEIVYEICHIAVNCYVMITGYFMITKSFKLSRLAVLWVEVLFYAVSLYAVLCCMGFQTFHVKELINAIFPITFKEYWFMTNYMGLLIFAPVLNVFVHHVSQSKYLLTLIGLGAISLTLLVKFPLGDTFGGGYGFLWFIFLYLVAGYVRLYAKTTNRYGRKAIVAAVITFTYPAWMHIFIPLFYGTNMTPFGFSYNGFVFFFSLYVFLWVRGLTIKENGLTRCLVKIAPYTLAVYLISDNAMVRKILWQKMFVWQGMLDDSLFMFKMLTSCLIIFTICIGIDWCRKQIFELVGINHIVRLTSEKIESVIKRAVVTFASS; this comes from the coding sequence ATGGTATCGCAGAAGCGTTTCATCAATTTCGATTTACTCAGAGTGGCTGCAATGTTTGGAATTGTGGTGCTACATTACTTCTCTCATGGTTTGTATTATCATTTTGGTATTTCCTCGGGAGGGACAATGGGTCTTTCTATGTCCTCGTGTAATTTCGTCGTGTCCGAAATAGTATATGAAATATGCCATATTGCTGTAAATTGTTATGTGATGATAACAGGTTATTTTATGATAACCAAATCTTTTAAGCTGAGTAGGTTGGCAGTATTATGGGTTGAGGTGTTGTTTTATGCTGTGAGTTTGTATGCGGTCTTATGTTGTATGGGCTTTCAAACTTTCCACGTAAAAGAGCTGATCAATGCAATCTTTCCTATCACTTTTAAGGAATATTGGTTTATGACCAATTATATGGGCTTGCTCATTTTCGCTCCTGTCTTGAACGTCTTCGTTCATCATGTTAGTCAAAGCAAATATTTGTTGACGTTAATAGGGTTAGGAGCAATAAGTTTAACATTATTAGTAAAGTTTCCTTTAGGTGACACTTTTGGTGGAGGTTATGGGTTCTTGTGGTTCATATTTTTGTATTTGGTTGCTGGTTATGTTAGACTATATGCAAAAACGACGAATCGATATGGCAGAAAAGCCATTGTCGCTGCGGTTATTACCTTTACATATCCTGCCTGGATGCACATATTTATACCTTTATTTTATGGTACTAATATGACGCCTTTTGGTTTTAGCTATAATGGTTTTGTGTTTTTTTTCTCGCTCTATGTTTTTCTTTGGGTTAGAGGTTTAACCATCAAAGAAAATGGTTTGACAAGATGCCTCGTTAAGATAGCTCCATATACGCTTGCGGTCTATCTGATCAGCGATAATGCGATGGTGCGGAAAATATTATGGCAGAAGATGTTCGTATGGCAAGGAATGCTGGATGATAGTTTGTTTATGTTCAAAATGTTAACGAGCTGCTTGATCATTTTCACAATATGTATAGGTATCGATTGGTGCAGAAAACAAATATTTGAATTAGTAGGAATAAATCACATCGTACGGTTGACATCTGAAAAGATAGAGAGCGTGATAAAACGTGCCGTTGTTACATTTGCTTCATCATAG
- a CDS encoding McrB family protein: protein MNIYQEAFVDGMYTVPDLKLDWDSLLSDKYNLWAKYKFALLKFYYSPNHEGSCSDVAREFNDKASSLNALIMNFGRAVQKTVGDFSVMQNNKMQYWIISMNGYYDEKNHFVWRLRPDLTEAIKRQLESEANLKEMFLERFSVESLRSMPIEKYTNLNRKDSFCYWLESETYCLGSIWGGSSLKFGIYMFDQTPKEGMPVKYDDKYCWQAKYNSKTSAEAFNIVRDKIATIAEKAVQGDLQGVEDVDFGDVVKWKIACLYSDKKVINMFTKDLLQSAAKGFGYKGDPESRIDMNNFIVSQYDEKRESFYDFYMRVGIHYFGKSKPEKTYWLAGCSFGSTKSQFDRFVKDGIWESKHDEHNVADQKLLPLVQTISEGDIIILKSTSTKGSHHDQPFMRVKAVGMVTSNIETNIIGGSTYCRCSVDYMNTDEKDFDGAFYGSYRKTLHKSDRKLKEVIDYVNRLMSSKDMPRENIIQEKQKTYSEFIELLNENYNLVLTGAPGTGKTHMAQEIAEEMGAVTKFVQFHPSYDYTDFVEGLRPIEKSDGQMGFERKDGIFKDFCREAIKNLIDSEKSIESLTKEMSWKDRLDRFVEDSIENGNKFKTVNGSEFVISEMRDHTIVIYNEQNEKTTQVAVNADEILELLTNGVPLNIVRDIRNYFNRKFGTQPDSYAFAITKAVRAMKQKKTPVVEANKIDRKPFVFIIDEINRGEVSKIFGELFYAIDPGYRGKQEHLVQTQYQNLVPESDMFAKGFYVPENVYILATMNDIDRSVESMDFAMRRRFTWKEVTPTDTESMLDAMPCEKKAKAAMHRLNSAIAETDGLGAAYMIGPSYFLKLNENGGDFSKLWKMNIEPLLKEYLRGFRKANEILDRFRRTYFGTKEEIIADKAELIDED, encoded by the coding sequence ATGAATATATATCAAGAAGCGTTCGTTGATGGAATGTATACGGTTCCCGATTTAAAATTGGACTGGGACTCACTCCTCTCTGATAAGTATAATTTATGGGCAAAATACAAGTTTGCCTTACTTAAATTCTATTATTCTCCAAATCATGAAGGATCATGTTCTGATGTAGCACGGGAATTCAATGACAAGGCATCATCACTGAATGCGCTTATCATGAACTTCGGCCGTGCAGTGCAGAAGACTGTAGGCGATTTTTCAGTCATGCAAAATAATAAGATGCAATACTGGATTATTTCCATGAATGGATATTATGATGAGAAAAATCACTTCGTTTGGCGGCTGAGACCTGACCTCACTGAAGCAATCAAGAGGCAGCTGGAGAGCGAAGCCAATTTAAAGGAAATGTTTCTTGAGCGTTTTTCCGTAGAATCCTTACGTTCTATGCCAATAGAAAAGTATACGAACCTCAATCGTAAAGACTCTTTTTGCTATTGGCTGGAATCAGAAACATACTGTCTTGGTTCAATCTGGGGTGGTAGTTCGCTGAAATTCGGGATCTATATGTTTGACCAAACACCTAAAGAAGGCATGCCAGTAAAGTATGACGATAAATACTGCTGGCAGGCTAAATACAACAGTAAAACAAGTGCGGAAGCCTTCAATATTGTTAGAGATAAGATTGCAACGATAGCAGAAAAAGCCGTTCAGGGTGATTTACAAGGTGTCGAGGACGTTGATTTCGGTGATGTGGTTAAATGGAAAATAGCCTGCCTTTACTCAGACAAGAAGGTTATTAATATGTTTACTAAGGATCTTCTACAGTCAGCTGCGAAGGGTTTTGGGTACAAAGGCGACCCTGAATCACGAATAGACATGAACAATTTTATCGTTTCACAGTATGACGAGAAACGCGAGTCTTTCTATGATTTCTACATGCGTGTGGGTATTCACTATTTTGGAAAATCCAAACCAGAAAAAACATATTGGCTTGCCGGTTGTTCATTTGGTAGTACGAAATCTCAGTTTGATAGGTTTGTAAAAGATGGAATATGGGAGAGTAAGCATGATGAACATAACGTTGCGGACCAAAAACTTCTTCCTCTTGTGCAGACGATATCGGAAGGAGACATCATTATATTGAAATCAACTTCCACCAAGGGTAGCCATCATGACCAACCTTTCATGCGAGTAAAAGCAGTAGGCATGGTAACAAGTAATATTGAAACAAATATAATAGGTGGTTCAACATACTGTAGGTGTTCCGTTGATTATATGAATACGGATGAAAAAGACTTTGACGGGGCATTTTATGGTTCATATCGTAAAACGCTTCACAAATCTGATCGTAAATTGAAAGAAGTTATTGATTATGTAAACCGTTTAATGTCAAGCAAAGATATGCCAAGAGAAAATATCATCCAAGAAAAGCAAAAGACGTATAGTGAGTTCATAGAACTTCTCAACGAGAACTATAATCTTGTCTTGACCGGTGCTCCCGGTACAGGTAAAACACACATGGCACAGGAAATAGCAGAAGAGATGGGAGCCGTGACAAAGTTCGTGCAGTTCCATCCTTCTTATGATTATACTGACTTCGTAGAAGGCTTGCGTCCTATTGAGAAGAGCGATGGACAGATGGGGTTTGAGCGCAAAGATGGAATTTTTAAGGACTTCTGTCGTGAAGCCATTAAGAACTTGATTGACTCTGAAAAGAGTATAGAAAGTCTGACTAAGGAAATGTCATGGAAGGACAGGCTAGACCGTTTTGTAGAAGATTCTATTGAAAACGGCAACAAGTTTAAAACCGTCAATGGCAGTGAGTTCGTCATTTCTGAAATGAGGGATCACACCATAGTCATTTATAATGAACAGAATGAAAAGACGACACAGGTTGCTGTAAATGCAGATGAAATACTAGAGTTGCTTACTAACGGTGTTCCTCTAAATATTGTTAGAGATATACGAAATTATTTCAACCGCAAATTTGGAACCCAGCCAGACTCTTATGCCTTTGCTATTACAAAGGCTGTTCGAGCAATGAAACAGAAGAAGACACCTGTGGTGGAAGCAAACAAGATAGATAGAAAGCCATTTGTATTTATCATTGACGAAATTAATCGTGGCGAGGTATCGAAGATTTTTGGAGAGTTGTTCTATGCCATAGATCCCGGCTACAGAGGGAAACAAGAACATTTGGTACAGACCCAATACCAGAATCTTGTACCTGAGTCGGATATGTTTGCAAAGGGGTTCTATGTGCCGGAGAATGTTTACATACTTGCAACGATGAACGACATAGATCGTTCTGTGGAGAGTATGGACTTTGCCATGCGCAGACGATTTACATGGAAAGAAGTAACTCCAACAGACACGGAGTCTATGCTTGACGCCATGCCGTGTGAGAAGAAGGCTAAGGCTGCCATGCACAGACTGAATAGTGCCATTGCTGAAACTGATGGGCTTGGAGCAGCATATATGATTGGCCCGTCTTATTTTCTGAAACTCAATGAAAACGGAGGCGATTTTAGCAAGTTGTGGAAGATGAACATCGAGCCGCTGCTGAAGGAATATTTACGTGGATTCCGTAAGGCAAACGAGATTCTTGACAGATTCCGTAGGACATACTTTGGTACAAAGGAAGAAATAATAGCTGACAAGGCAGAACTGATAGATGAGGATTAA
- a CDS encoding McrC family protein, which produces MRINLTDNNIGQSDAGTFLRENVAALFPIAGKTIAELCAENENLLIFPYSIETSDDMIGESSIMSILNTDDPDKVRITTGNVMGFIGVDNLQIKIKSRFDKGRDDYLLHYMLQKVLSFNLFDLSHNNEEEDVFDFIMFMFPYFLKAAMRQGVYREYQNFRHNDANLKGTIDIGQHIAKNVPFVGNIAYSTREYSHDNNMTELIRHTIEFMKTKRYGQSVLNVDSETIENVKAIVEHTPLYNKNERGCIINKNLRAKAHPYFTEYRPLQMLCLQILRMDEVKYGESNDDICGILFDGAWLWEEYVNTILRDYDFKHPENKLHKGGIYLFDDHSGIRYPDFYKDDMVLDAKYKLLGSYDKVSKVDSDDIHQVMAYMTALKVDQGGFVAPLNQKQLNIPTSHLKGSSATLSIYGIEISKTDTSYMDFCENMKEMECVFVESLH; this is translated from the coding sequence ATGAGGATTAATCTGACAGATAACAACATCGGACAATCTGATGCCGGAACGTTTCTGAGAGAGAACGTGGCGGCATTGTTCCCAATCGCTGGCAAGACGATTGCAGAACTATGTGCGGAAAATGAGAACCTTCTCATCTTTCCATACAGCATCGAAACTTCGGATGACATGATTGGCGAGTCTTCTATCATGAGCATACTTAATACCGATGATCCAGACAAAGTACGAATCACTACGGGCAATGTAATGGGCTTCATTGGTGTTGATAATCTCCAAATAAAGATAAAATCGAGATTTGACAAGGGACGAGATGACTACCTTCTGCACTATATGCTTCAGAAAGTATTGTCGTTTAACCTCTTTGACCTCAGTCACAACAATGAAGAAGAAGATGTCTTTGACTTTATCATGTTCATGTTCCCATACTTCCTGAAAGCAGCTATGCGACAGGGCGTTTATAGGGAATACCAAAACTTCAGACACAACGATGCAAATCTAAAGGGAACCATTGATATTGGACAGCATATTGCCAAAAATGTGCCATTCGTTGGAAACATTGCTTACTCGACAAGAGAGTATAGCCATGATAATAATATGACAGAGTTGATTCGACATACCATTGAGTTTATGAAAACGAAACGATATGGCCAGTCAGTCTTGAATGTTGACAGTGAGACAATTGAGAACGTGAAGGCTATCGTTGAGCACACACCTTTATATAATAAGAATGAACGGGGCTGTATCATCAACAAAAATCTCCGTGCGAAAGCTCATCCCTATTTTACAGAGTATCGTCCGTTACAAATGCTCTGTCTACAGATTCTCAGAATGGACGAGGTGAAGTATGGTGAAAGCAATGACGACATTTGTGGCATCCTGTTTGATGGGGCTTGGCTTTGGGAAGAATATGTCAATACCATCTTGAGAGATTACGATTTCAAACACCCTGAGAACAAGCTGCACAAAGGTGGTATCTATCTTTTTGATGACCATAGTGGTATACGCTATCCAGACTTCTATAAAGATGACATGGTACTTGATGCCAAGTACAAGTTACTAGGTAGTTACGACAAGGTGTCAAAGGTAGATAGCGATGACATCCATCAAGTCATGGCATATATGACGGCACTGAAAGTAGACCAAGGTGGATTTGTTGCCCCACTGAATCAGAAACAGTTGAACATCCCGACTTCACATCTTAAAGGAAGCTCGGCCACTCTATCAATATATGGCATTGAAATTAGTAAGACAGACACGTCTTATATGGACTTTTGTGAGAATATGAAGGAAATGGAATGTGTATTCGTTGAGTCATTGCATTGA
- a CDS encoding formate--tetrahydrofolate ligase — translation MKSDSQIAHETKLLPIAEIGAKINIPQEALEPYGKYMAKVPYTLIDEEKVKKANLIMVTSITPTKTGNGKTTVSVGLALGMNRLGKKAVVALREPSLGPCFGMKGGAAGGGYAQVLPMEKINLHFTGDFHAITSANNMISALLDNYCYQNQDQGFALKEVLWRRVLDVNDRNLRNVVTGLGHRTDGVVNESGFDITPASEIMAILCLAKDEEDLQRRVENILLGFTFEDKPFTVKDLGVAGAITALLHDAIHPNLVQTTEHTPAFIHGGPFANIAHGCNSVMATKMGMTFGDYVITEAGFGADLGAEKFIDIKCRKAGLSPKLTVLVVTAQALKLHGGIDVTEIKQPHPDGIRQGMANMDKHIANMQSFGQTVVVCINRFPDDTDEELALVQKHCQELGVGCAVNTAYTDGGKGAEALAQLVVDTIDEHPSAPLKMLYSDDESIEEKVRKVAQRIYGADDVVIKPAAKKKLAHIAALGFTHFPVCIAKTQYSFSEDAKAYGVPTHFKITIRDFVINAGAEMIVAIAGSIMRMPGLPKSPQAERLYVENGVIEGLS, via the coding sequence ATGAAGTCAGATTCACAAATCGCACACGAAACAAAGCTACTGCCTATCGCTGAGATAGGCGCGAAAATCAACATTCCTCAAGAGGCTCTTGAACCTTATGGCAAGTACATGGCCAAAGTTCCATACACGCTCATCGACGAGGAAAAAGTAAAAAAAGCTAATCTCATCATGGTCACTTCCATCACGCCCACCAAGACAGGCAATGGCAAGACAACCGTCAGCGTGGGACTTGCCCTGGGCATGAACCGTCTTGGTAAGAAGGCGGTGGTAGCTCTTCGCGAGCCATCCCTTGGCCCTTGCTTCGGCATGAAGGGTGGAGCGGCTGGCGGAGGCTATGCGCAAGTGCTGCCTATGGAGAAAATCAATCTCCATTTCACCGGCGACTTCCATGCCATCACCTCTGCCAACAATATGATATCAGCGTTGCTCGACAACTACTGTTATCAAAATCAGGACCAGGGCTTCGCACTCAAAGAGGTGCTTTGGCGGCGAGTGTTGGATGTCAACGACCGTAACCTGCGCAACGTTGTCACAGGCTTGGGACATCGTACCGACGGCGTAGTCAATGAGTCAGGCTTTGACATCACGCCTGCCTCTGAAATCATGGCCATCCTCTGTTTGGCCAAAGATGAGGAAGATTTACAGCGTCGTGTAGAGAACATCCTCTTGGGTTTCACCTTTGAAGACAAGCCTTTCACCGTAAAGGATTTGGGCGTGGCTGGAGCCATCACGGCTCTTTTGCACGATGCCATCCATCCTAATCTGGTGCAGACCACCGAACACACGCCGGCATTCATCCACGGAGGCCCGTTTGCCAACATTGCACATGGCTGCAACAGCGTCATGGCCACCAAGATGGGAATGACGTTTGGCGATTATGTCATCACAGAGGCTGGATTCGGTGCCGACCTGGGTGCTGAGAAATTCATTGACATCAAGTGTCGCAAGGCCGGTCTGTCGCCTAAACTTACCGTGCTGGTGGTTACCGCACAGGCACTCAAGTTGCATGGCGGCATTGACGTTACGGAGATCAAGCAGCCGCATCCCGATGGCATTCGTCAAGGAATGGCCAACATGGATAAGCACATTGCCAACATGCAGTCCTTTGGCCAAACCGTCGTGGTGTGCATCAACCGCTTCCCCGATGATACCGATGAAGAACTGGCACTGGTACAGAAACATTGCCAAGAGCTGGGTGTAGGTTGTGCCGTCAATACGGCTTATACAGATGGTGGAAAGGGAGCTGAAGCCTTGGCACAACTGGTTGTCGACACCATTGATGAGCATCCGTCTGCCCCATTGAAGATGTTGTACAGCGATGACGAGTCCATTGAGGAAAAAGTGCGTAAGGTGGCTCAACGCATCTATGGTGCCGATGACGTTGTTATCAAGCCTGCTGCGAAGAAAAAACTGGCGCACATCGCCGCATTGGGCTTTACTCATTTCCCCGTTTGCATCGCCAAGACGCAGTATTCATTCTCCGAAGATGCCAAGGCATACGGCGTTCCCACCCATTTCAAAATCACCATTCGCGACTTTGTAATCAATGCTGGTGCCGAAATGATTGTGGCCATCGCTGGCAGCATCATGCGTATGCCTGGCTTGCCTAAGAGTCCGCAGGCCGAAAGGTTGTATGTTGAAAATGGCGTGATAGAGGGATTGTCGTAA
- a CDS encoding CobW family GTP-binding protein: MKIQEIPVLLLTGYLGSGKTTLVNRILSNTKGIKFAVIVNDIGEVNIDASLIEQGGVVGQKDDSLVALQNGCICCTLKLDLVQQLNDIVSMDKFDYIVIEASGICEPAPIAQTICAYPELYPQLAKNGIAKLDSIVTAVDALRLRDEFGGGKDLLKENIGEDDLERLVIEQIEFCNTIIINKIAEVTPEELTKVKKIIRALQPKANILECNYGDVDLDLILGTGQFNFEEVATSASWIAELEGDHDEDEHEHHHHHHHDHPEGIENEESGEALEYNIQTFVYYRRPAMDLGLFDDFVARRWPKNVIRSKGICYFNDEKNKCYVFEQAGKQVQIRDAGQWYATMPADQLEQMKAQTPALRRDWDETYGDRMQKLVFIGQNLDQEAITKELDACLRD; encoded by the coding sequence ATGAAAATACAAGAAATACCCGTCTTGTTGCTCACAGGTTACCTGGGAAGTGGCAAGACAACGCTGGTCAACCGAATCTTATCCAACACGAAAGGCATCAAGTTTGCCGTCATTGTTAACGACATCGGTGAGGTGAACATCGATGCCAGCCTCATTGAACAGGGTGGGGTGGTTGGACAGAAGGATGATAGTTTGGTGGCCTTGCAAAATGGTTGCATCTGCTGTACCCTGAAACTCGACCTGGTACAGCAGCTCAACGACATCGTGAGCATGGACAAATTCGACTACATTGTCATCGAGGCGAGTGGCATTTGTGAGCCAGCTCCCATCGCACAAACCATCTGTGCTTACCCCGAATTGTACCCACAGCTTGCCAAGAACGGCATTGCTAAGCTCGATTCCATCGTGACGGCGGTCGATGCTCTGCGCCTGCGGGATGAGTTTGGCGGTGGAAAGGATTTGCTGAAAGAGAATATTGGGGAAGATGATTTGGAACGTTTGGTCATCGAGCAAATTGAGTTCTGCAACACCATCATTATCAACAAGATTGCTGAGGTAACGCCTGAAGAGCTGACAAAGGTCAAGAAAATCATCCGTGCACTGCAACCCAAGGCAAACATCCTTGAGTGTAATTACGGCGATGTAGACCTCGATTTGATTCTTGGCACGGGCCAATTCAATTTTGAGGAGGTGGCTACGTCGGCCAGTTGGATAGCAGAATTGGAGGGTGATCATGACGAAGACGAACACGAACACCATCACCATCATCATCACGACCATCCCGAGGGCATTGAGAACGAGGAGAGTGGCGAAGCGCTGGAGTATAACATCCAAACCTTCGTCTACTATCGTCGGCCAGCCATGGATTTAGGACTGTTCGACGACTTCGTGGCGCGCCGTTGGCCCAAGAATGTCATTCGCAGCAAGGGTATTTGCTATTTCAATGACGAAAAAAATAAATGCTATGTCTTCGAGCAAGCCGGCAAGCAAGTGCAGATACGCGATGCCGGTCAGTGGTATGCCACCATGCCGGCCGACCAATTGGAGCAGATGAAAGCTCAAACACCGGCTTTGCGTCGCGATTGGGATGAAACGTATGGCGATCGCATGCAGAAGTTGGTTTTCATTGGTCAGAACCTCGATCAGGAAGCCATCACCAAGGAATTGGATGCTTGTCTGCGCGACTAA
- a CDS encoding helix-hairpin-helix domain-containing protein produces the protein MSIKDFFYFNKSDRKALIFLLTVGICATALFFLLSDEEKTTTGGFNRDTVFVKEPGDSYHSSSQPVAYYRVEGRQAELFPFDPNTADSTDLLRLGLQPWQVRNIYKYRAAGGVYRKASDFSRLYGLTRKQYLAMEPYIHISSDYLPASTLSANAAPTQELERDTVRFPIKIKSTEHVALNAADTSMLKKVPGIGSYFARQIVNYRTRLGGFCNTRQLLEIEDFPEEALTYFSLPPRDASQIHRLSINKLSISQLKRHPYMGYYRARAIADYRRLKGPIHRLEDLGMLKDFTPEAIERLKPYVSFEE, from the coding sequence ATGTCCATCAAAGATTTTTTTTATTTCAACAAGTCCGACCGCAAAGCGCTCATCTTCCTGCTCACGGTTGGTATTTGTGCTACAGCCCTGTTTTTCTTGCTCAGTGACGAAGAGAAAACAACGACAGGCGGCTTCAATCGTGATACCGTTTTTGTGAAAGAGCCAGGCGATTCATACCATTCCAGCTCTCAACCCGTAGCCTATTATCGGGTGGAAGGACGACAAGCCGAACTTTTTCCCTTTGACCCAAACACAGCTGACAGCACAGATTTGTTGCGCTTGGGATTGCAACCGTGGCAGGTACGCAACATCTACAAATACAGAGCGGCAGGTGGTGTTTATCGCAAGGCTTCCGATTTTTCCCGCTTGTATGGACTGACGCGTAAGCAATATCTGGCTATGGAGCCATACATTCACATCAGTTCTGATTATCTACCTGCGTCAACACTCTCCGCAAATGCAGCACCAACGCAGGAATTAGAGCGTGACACCGTTCGTTTTCCCATCAAAATCAAATCTACCGAGCATGTCGCTCTCAACGCCGCTGACACGTCTATGTTGAAAAAAGTGCCGGGCATTGGCAGCTATTTCGCTCGCCAAATCGTGAACTACCGAACGCGCTTAGGTGGCTTTTGCAACACCCGACAGCTGTTAGAAATAGAGGATTTCCCCGAAGAAGCATTGACTTATTTTTCTTTACCACCACGCGATGCCAGTCAAATTCATCGCTTGTCCATCAACAAACTATCCATTAGTCAGCTGAAGCGGCACCCCTACATGGGCTATTACCGAGCCCGTGCCATCGCTGACTATCGCCGATTGAAAGGACCTATCCATCGATTGGAAGACCTGGGCATGTTGAAAGATTTCACACCCGAGGCCATTGAGCGACTCAAACCCTATGTTTCGTTTGAGGAGTAG
- a CDS encoding VanZ family protein codes for MQQIIQFIKRYPFTTVLILGIWVVCLIPIPETPLTGVTLIDKWTHVALYTILGCCIWIETARSRQKLSNKQLFILTFAAPIIMGGLIEIVQATCTGGNRSGEWMDFLADSIGVVLSLLIGILLATCLSKRKRDS; via the coding sequence ATGCAACAAATCATACAATTCATCAAGCGCTACCCCTTTACTACCGTACTCATCCTTGGTATTTGGGTTGTTTGCTTGATTCCTATTCCAGAAACCCCATTGACTGGTGTCACGCTCATAGACAAGTGGACACACGTGGCCTTGTACACTATTTTGGGTTGTTGCATTTGGATTGAAACTGCCCGCAGCCGCCAAAAGCTAAGTAACAAACAGCTTTTCATCCTCACATTTGCGGCACCAATCATCATGGGAGGCCTGATAGAAATCGTTCAAGCAACCTGCACAGGGGGCAACCGAAGCGGCGAGTGGATGGATTTTCTGGCCGACAGCATCGGTGTTGTGCTATCACTGCTTATCGGTATTCTTCTGGCAACGTGTCTTTCCAAGCGGAAAAGGGATTCGTGA